Within Coffea arabica cultivar ET-39 chromosome 4e, Coffea Arabica ET-39 HiFi, whole genome shotgun sequence, the genomic segment AGAATATGTTACAGGCCTATAGATACATGGAGACAATCAAAGTCTGATCCTAGAGCAGCCAGTCTCATCTTCATCTCCATCCAATTTTGGGGCTAGTTCCCCCTTAGTTGAGCTTGAATTTAGCAGATTTTGACCCATAATAACACAGTAGCAGCTGTGGCTCAACTCAGTAGATAGCCATGAGATTCCTCAATCGGCTAAAAGTAAAAAGTAAAAATCTTTCTTACTAGGGTTGCAAGAAAACCACTAATTTTTTTGTTATGCGATGTCAAATGTGAAAATGTAATTAGTGATACTTGCAGTTTGAACAGAAAAGGGAACACATTGCTTCAGCGGTGGAATGCTATATGACACAGCAAGGCATAACGGAGCAACAAACATGCAATGAACTTTATGAACAAATTGAGAATGCATGGAAGATCTTGAACCAACAACTGCTTAAAACTAGTAGTTCTACAGCAGCCGAATTTGTACCTAGCAAACCTATTCTCTTTCGAGTTATCAACTTGGCACGTGTGATTAATGTTTTCTATAAGCATAAAGACGAATACACACACGTGGGAGAAACCATGTGTGGTTACATTAATTCTCTGTTCATTGAGCCCATTCCCTTACAATAAGTAGTATACTAGGTGGTATCACCGCGTTGTGCACCGTGGTATATATGTCCAGTTAATGTTTAGTTAGTAATGTTGGCGAGAATGAAAATTAGTGCTATAAAGTGGAACTATATTATACAAGAATATTAGCTAAAATTAGTAGTACTGGAAAGAGGTTGTAATTATACAGACGTTGTAAATATGAAAATCAAACAAGTTTAGTTTTCATCTTGAATGTTTAGGTTGTGGAAGTTGAGTTGATGAACGCCTAGAAGATCATCCAAAAAGTATGAAGTGATAATGTTGAACGCAGTTGCTTGAGACGGCCTGATTGTTGAAGAAGGAGGTTGAATGCAGCAAATAATTGTTCTTCCATGTAATTTTGGTGCAACGAGGCTGACAATGTTAATATTCTGTTTGACagtcaaagaagaaagaataatGTTAATCGTTAGAATGAAAAAGGAGGGGTAAAAATTTTGTGTGTAAATAAAGGGAATAAATAATTACTTGTTGGTTTGCATGATAAAGTTCAGCTGTTGAATATCCAAGTAATTTTTCAGCTTCAATATCCATGGCGGTTGCATATGGCGAACTAGTTCGATCAGAAAGTGAAATTGAAATACATGCTCTGCAAAGGGAAAAGTGATAATAGTTATAGAAAGATGAAATTGGTTCAATTATGAATTTGAGGAATTACGAATAATGCAAGAGGTTGTAAAGAACCTGGGCAATAGTTGGACACCGTGTTCACAATGCTGACAGAATGTTTGCATTGTATGTGTAGAATAATGAGGTTCTTGACAATTAGGACATGTCATATGGTACATTTTATTATCTCTATAGTCTATCTCAGCAGAACCTCTAATCCATGCTGTGCCAACTTCCTATTAAGCAGGCATAGGAACGGTGTAAAATATAATTATTGTTGAATTAAATGTGGACACAATAGCATTGAATAAAAGAGGAGTCTGGAGTCTTACAATTTGTTTTGTAGCAGCAATATCCATGATTTGATTATCACTGGGAGACGGAAGAAGGACATTGGGATTAGTATAACTTGTGTTGGTTAGCAGTTGTGTTGATTGGGTAGAATTAGCACAAAACCTGATTCATATATAGAAAAATTAGTTAGGGATTTCAATAGTAAAAGTAGatgatagaaaattgcaattAGTACCAGTCATGTAGGTCTATTGCCTCTTGAACGTCTGGATTTATGAGGATCATAGATGATGGCTGAGTTGATAAGCTAAGATCTGGTGTTCTGCAAAAAAATTGTTGTGTGAAATGAAATGTATAAAAATATTTACGAAAGAGAGAAATATGTTTGCTTACACTTTTTCGTTGTGACTTTGATCCTAATAGCAATAAGAACTGGAAAGGCTTTATGTTGGGAAGCAATAATAGGTCCATGTTCCTCTTCAATTTGATTGGAGAGAGTGAGAAGTAATGGACGGAGACTTTAcaagtatataaaaaaaaagaatggtaaTTGTTATTCTATAGTATGGTTGAAAGGCATTATGAAAAtgtgaataaaaaaaatggatcGTAATCTCTGATCAGCAATTACATAATCTCCACTGATGGTCAGTTTTCCTCGAACACTTGTTTCTCTTTTAGGTAGGACATGCAATACTTTTCCTATGATATCTATTGCAGTTATATAtaagaaataatttaaaataattgacAAAACAAGGTTTATCTTGTTCggcaaaaaattaattaaataaaagggAAGTGGTCTGTGTACTTATCAAATGATTTGTATTAGCAATTACGTCCAACATGGCAAAGGGGTGCAACTGGAAAGAAAGTGGAAGAGAAGGTCGTTGTAGTTCCTGTATTCGCTGAATATGTGTTTTTTTTATGGCAACCCAATAGTATGGGTATTCTCCGGCGGGGATATCAGTAGAGAATTATCAttaaaatgtatatattaaaataTCACAAAGAAAGTAAAAATTAGATAAGTTGATAAGCATGCAGATTCTTTCAGTAAGTACATGGAGTaaggtaaaaaaaaagatagcaaAAGTAGAAGAAGAATAATTTGAAGGGAAAAAATCAACAGATATGGTATCAAAAAGTGCAAGAGGataggaaaatgaaaaataaggaaaaagagGGGAAAGAAGATTACCTTAAGAGTAAGGGCGCTGTGGTGGTAGGGAGAAAGTTGGAGCAGGAGATGTTGTCTGTGAAAATCAGCCTTAAACAGTtggaaagagaagaaatttatGAATTGGGTTCTAAAGTGATTGACAGAGATGCAGCGTGGTATAGGAGATAGCTAAGATAGAGTGTGTGGTGTCAGGCTTTACAAAGTGGTTCATGTATTTACATGTGTCTATATTGGGAACGGATAAACAATAGACCACTGGTGTTTGAGAATCCCGTGAGCGTCTACATGGGAAACCTGAAATTGTACAGCAGGGGGCTTTATGTAGATGTTTAGGCCTTCCCTGTTGAGGACTGGTAGCTGAATAGCGGGCCGGGTTCTGGAACTGTTTTCATCACATTATCAGAAAGCTTACCAAAGGAGAGCAGCGATGGCTGGTAAATTTGTTGGTAAAAATTCATTATTTACTTGACATTGGTTTTGGAATTAAGCTAATTCATAGTtagtgtaaaaaaatttttgttttgcgattgtttttttattttgctgtACAAAGAGTAAACTAAACTATATATCAGGACTAAATTATCTTTCTAGTAATGTCACCTCTTTGCTATTTCATAGTTACCGTCGGTCGTGTCTTGTAAAGCGGAAAATTTATAGATTTAACTTAGGAAGATGGGTACTGCTATAGGTAAATGACTGCGGAGTTCTTTAGACAAAAACAAATATAGAACATATATAGGCGGATACAAAAGAAGGATAAAAGAGTTTCTGCAAGGGGATGGATTAAAGTAGGAGTGTTGTCTCAAATTCATATGATTGAAGCACCGTCCTTGTGCTTTTGGCAGCGTATTTTTCGCTTCCGTTTTGAGCACAGATGATGACTTGATAGCTGAGCATTCCTGTTTTTCTACAAACGATATTAGCTTTTATAGCTATTAACACTCGATACTACAAGGATTACTTACAAAAGGGGCAACAACCCTTTCATCTAATCTATTGGCTTCTATCAGCCAACATGGAAAGTCACCTTCCCAATTTATGTCATTAACTAGTTTTGATGCAAAAAGTGCTTGCCTATGACTTGCTATATTCAATGTTCTAGGCACCCAAGATATTGTGCAATAGTCAAAAACCTATATTAGATCCGCAATGTCTTCCAAGATGTTTGCCAGAGTCCCATCTTATACATTGTTGCATCTAATGTGATCTGTGGCCGTCTTGCAATCTGATAGGATAGCTATCTTCCTCCAGCCTGCTTCACGTGCCATTTGGAGAGCTAATCTAAAGGTTAATGTTTCTTCTACTAGAGCTTCACCTTTCTTCCATTCTACTACTCCTTTAGCTCTTATTATCTTTCCTGTCCAATGCCGTGCCACGATTCCTTTTCCTGTTCTAATCATCCTTGCGTTGAGTGCTGCATCTGTACTGATTCGGATGACTCCTTCAACTCGTGGTACCATCACCTGTTCCATCTGACTCCCAACCCGTTCATTCTTTTTGATCGCCCCTTCTTGCTGCAGCACGTCCTCGTACTCGAGCCATTCTTGTTGTGCTCTCTGGACTATATCATTTGCTCCACTCCTTTGCTGTTCAAAAACCACCTTGTTCCGTGCTTTCCGGATCTGCCATAGAATATTCACTATCAAAACTATATGTTCCATCCCTAGCTCCTTTGAACCTGTCTGAGCAACAGCCTCCCACCATCTCCACAAGTTGCTCTGTAAGTCTCTCAGATCCTCCCATCTGACCGGTGCTATCTTCCACACAAGTTGTGCTTTTGGGCAGTTGAAAAACATGTGTTCAGCTGTTTCTTCACCTTCCCCACAAACTGTACAGACCTTATCCCCTTTTCCAGTTCTTTTGTAGATAGCATCATTCACAGCTATACCATTCTGCAAACACTTCCAGATGGAGTGTTTGATTTTGTGCTTTAGGTTCAGGTTCCAAAGTTGTTTCCAAACACTATGCTTCCTTATCTCCCAGCTTGTTTCCCCCTCCAGTTTTTGTCTACTCTTTACTGTACTGCTAGCCTGCATAACTCTCGCATAACCTGTCTTGACTGTATAGATTCCAGATTTCGCAAAATTCCAGAAATATCCATCTTGTCTTTTAAACATACTAAGAGGTATACTAGCTATGTGTTCCCTCTCTTCTCGGTTGAAAACTTGCTATAAAATCTCCTCATTCCAACTTCCTTCACTTATGAGCTGGCTGACTATTTGTAAGTGGCAATTTGGAGGACAAGTTGTTGAAGTTCGTCCTGTCTCTGACCCTATCACCCATCTATCCTCCCATATATTGACCTGTGTTCCCTCTCCCACTCTCTTCCATAGTCCTCCTTCCAATAATTTCCATGCACTGTGTATACTTTTCCAAGCCCAGGACGCTGAGTTGGGAGGGTGGTTGTCCAGGGATTTATGATCCTTTAAGTATTTGCCTCTTATTACTTTACTCATAAGCAAATTTGGAGAGCAAATGATTCTCCAAAGTTTCTTAGCAAGTAAAGCTTTATTAAAAGCTTCTAAATCCCTGAATCCCAGCCCCCCTCTTCCTTTGACATTGGCTAGTTTCTTCCAACTGATCCAGTGAAGTTTCTTTTCCTGCTCATTACTTCCCCACCAAAAATTAGCTATACTCTTGCAAATGTCCGCGCACAGTCCTTTTGGCAATTTGAAACACGCCATGGCATAGTTTGGCATCACTAATATGACTGACTTTATAAGTACCTCTTTCCCAGCCATGCTCAACATTTTGTTTGCCTAACTTTCAGCTTTTTGGTGACTGCACTTTTGATATAGCCAAACACTTGGTTCTTTGTCCTTCCTATCGCTATTGGTAGTCCCAGATATCTGCCGTTAGTTGCCTCTTTTAAGTTCCCCATTACTTCACAGATTGCTGCTCTCCTAGTCCTTGGGGTGTTCCTACTGTAGTACACGGCTGATTTCTCAAAGTTCACTAACTGTCCAGAAGCCACTGAATAGCTCTTTAGCACCTCTTGTACCTGTTTAGCCTTTTGGACCGTAGCTTTGCTGCAAATCAGAGAATCGTCTGCAAAAAACAAATGTGATATTTGTGGACTATTCGTGCTCACCTTGATTCCTGTCATTGtttttttgtcaatctttgTGTTTATCAAATGGGACAAACCTTCCGCACAAATAAGGAAAAGGTAAGAGGAAAGGGGATACCCTTGTCTTAATCCTCTACTAGATTTTATGTAACCCACCTTAGCTCCATTAAGATTGAAAGAATAAGAAACTGAGGATATGCAAGATATGATCCACCTAACAAAAATAGGACAGAAGCCCATATGCATCATTATTCTTCCTATGAATTTCCATTCAACCCTGTCATAGGCTTTAGACATATCAAACTTAATAGCCATGAATCCAACCTTTGCTTTTcgtttatttttcaaaaaatgcatCATTTCATGTGCAATGAGAACGTTATCAACAATTTGTCTACCCGGAACAAAGGCAGACtgggtctctttttttttgtcgaaacgatagCTTTATAAATTACTCAAACATGTACATATTTGGACAAAGGTCCATTCACCAGGACAAAAGTCCTACCAAAACATTAGTGCCTAGCACTTCAAATTGGGATTCACCAATTCCTCATCAACAAAGATGTTTAGAGCATACATGCTCAACTTGATACTTCCTACGAATCCTGATTCAACAAAAGAGAAAGTACACTTTTGGAACAGATTACTTATGGATTGTATATCCTCCAGCAGAGTAGCCATCTGTTGATTACTTGTCCTTGTTTGTTTTATGCACTCTACCAGCTCACTATCCTCCAGCTCCACTTTAATACATATCCAGCCTTGATTGATTGCGTTCAATAGTGCAAGTCTCACCGCACCAGCTAGGTCCTGCTTTGTGTCTCCTGACATTCTTTCCCTTAATGCCCAGCTCGCTTGTAGACAACCTGCCAAGTCAGTAGCAGTGACTCCAATTCCCACCATTTGTTGCCTTCTGTCTTGGTGAGTGTGGACCTTGATTATCAGCCTGGCTTGGTTCTCACTCTACCTTTGATCTTGCTCAGCACATTCCAGAATTTCTGTTCCCTGAGTGTTCTTCCTTGTCTCCTTCCCTATGTTGGCCTCATCAAATTCCATCCAACCCTTCACAGCTTTTTGTATTACTTTATGAGgttccttttccttgcattCAAACTCCCTCTCGTTTCTGGCCTTCCAAATCTGCCAGAGAATATTTATGGTGAGGTTCGCATGGTcctctcctcctctctcttcttGAGCTTCCATGATTGCAGTCCACCATTTGATGAAGCAGTTTGATACATGCTGTATTCCATCCCATTGTACAGGCGCTAGCTTCCAAACTTCCTTTACTTTGTTGCATTGTAGCAACAGGTGTTCTACTGTTTCATCCTCTTCACCACACGCTGCACATTTAGGATCTCCTTGCTTCGTTCGTCTGTAAATTTCACCTCTCACTGGGAGACCTCCATGCAGACATTTCCATATaaatactttcattttttggcACACTTTCT encodes:
- the LOC113741076 gene encoding uncharacterized mitochondrial protein AtMg00310-like, with product MAGKEVLIKSVILVMPNYAMACFKLPKGLCADICKSIANFWWGSNEQEKKLHWISWKKLANVKGRGGLGFRDLEAFNKALLAKKLWRIICSPNLLMSKVIRGKYLKDHKSLDNHPPNSASWAWKSIHSAWKLLEGGLWKRVGEGTQVNIWEDRWVIGSETGRTSTTCPPNCHLQIVSQLISEGSWNEEIL